Part of the Nitrospinota bacterium genome, ACTCTCAAGAGGCTGCAGTAGTTCAGGAAATAAAGGTCTACCCTGTTCATACCCTAACTCAAACCGTAGAATTTTTAAATCAGAATCAAAACATCGAGCCTAAATCAATTGATATTTACGATGTTTTTGAAAAAAAATCTAATTATTCTATAGATTTTTCAGAAGTCAAGGGACAGCATTTTGCAAAAAGGTCCATTGAGATTGCTTGTGCTGGAGGACATAATCTTATTATGGTCGGTCCCCCAGGATCTGGTAAGTCGATGTTAGCCAAGAGGATACCAACGATATTGCCGAAAATGACCCTTGAAGAATCTATAGAGACTACAAAAATCCATAGCCTAATGGGGATGACCGATAATAAAAACTCTCTTGTTGCTACACGTCCCTTTAGATCGCCCCATCATACTATTTCTGATGCGGGATTAATCGGTGGTGGAGGTATCCCTTTGCCAGGAGAAGTGAGTCTTGCCCAAAATGGCGTCCTTTTTTTAGATGAGCTCCTCGAATTTAAAAAAAATGTTCTTGAAGTAATGAGACAGCCCTTGGAGGATGGTAAGGTTACAATATCAAGGGCTTCTATATCTCTCACATATCCGTCTTGTTTTATGTTGGTTGCAGCAATGAATCCTTGTCCGTGTGGATTTTATACAGATCCAAAAGGAAATTGTTCTTGTTCTCCTCATCAGATTAAAAATTATATGAGCAAGATCTCTGGTCCCTTATTAGACAGGATTGATATTCATGTTGAGGTTCCTAGCTTAGAACACAAAGACCTTCTTTCAGAAAAAGAGGGAGAATGTTCAGAGGCTATTCGAGAGAGGGTGGATAGGGCAAGGAAAATTCAGCAAAAAAGATTCAAAGGGGAAAAGATATTTTGTAACTCTCATATGACTTCGAAACATCTCAAAGCCTACTGTCCTCTCAATACTGAGTCTAAAAAGCTTTTGGAAAAAGCCATTGATACACTTGGTCTCAGTGCCAGGGCTTATACAAGGATCCTTAAAGTTGCTAGAACCATAGCAGACCTTAATGATGAAAAGGATATAAATATAGAACATATCTCTGAAGCTGTCCAATATAGAAGCCTTGATAGAGAACAGTGGTTCAGATATTAATCAAAATATTAATTGATTAGTTCTTGATTTTGTTAAATAAGCTTATTACTTTTATTAAAATTTTACTTTTTTATATTTTTTTTTTGTACTATATTTTTAGTATCAGATGGAGAAAATTCTTTTATGCCTAAAAAAGACGAGCGAACTACTAATAAACGCAAATCTAATAGGGTGGCGATATTAACCCTCCGATATAAAGTTGTAAGCGGATGGGATAAAAATAAGGCTTCAAGGTTTGTCCTTGGTATAGTCCAGAATATCTCTCCGGACGGCTTGTGTCTTAGGACAAATACTCTAGAGATTGATGGCCTCCATATCTCTTTTGATGATACCCCATTGGTGAGAAATAAATTAAGGATTGAGCTAGACCTCCCAAGCTCCCGGAATACAATCAATATAGAAGGTGAGGTTGAATGGTATGAAAAGGAACCCGGAAAGAATAGAGATTTTTATAATGTGGGTGTGTCTTTTGTCAAGCTAAAAGACGAAGATAGAAAAACTTTGAAGGAATATATCAAAACGATTGAGGAATTTACTCAATAGTGCTTTATTCTTGAGGTTTATGAAATAACCTGACTCTTTTTTAAAGGTAAAACATCTTATGACTTTCATTTAAATTGGAGGAAAAGATGAAAAGGTACGCCATAATTATTTTGGTATTATTAGCATTCTCTATTCTCTTTGTATCTCCTCTTATTGGAAAAGATTTTGACAATATTGTACAGGTAAAAGTAAAAGGAATTACCATTGACTCATCAACTTCAAAACCTATTGTTATTTTACAGGATTTGGAACAGAGGAAGATATTGCCCATTTGGATTGGTTCTTTTGAGGCCAACGCCATTGCTCTGGGAATAGAACATATTGTTCCGCCAAGGCCAATGACTCATGACCTTATAAAAAATATACTGGAAGGGATAAAGGCTAAGGTAAGGAAAATAATCATTACCGATTTAAAGAATAATGTATTCTATTCGGTTGTCCTGTTAGATATTAACAATGTTGAAGTTTCTGTTGATTCTCGACCAAGTGATGCA contains:
- a CDS encoding PilZ domain-containing protein produces the protein MPKKDERTTNKRKSNRVAILTLRYKVVSGWDKNKASRFVLGIVQNISPDGLCLRTNTLEIDGLHISFDDTPLVRNKLRIELDLPSSRNTINIEGEVEWYEKEPGKNRDFYNVGVSFVKLKDEDRKTLKEYIKTIEEFTQ
- a CDS encoding YifB family Mg chelatase-like AAA ATPase, encoding SQEAAVVQEIKVYPVHTLTQTVEFLNQNQNIEPKSIDIYDVFEKKSNYSIDFSEVKGQHFAKRSIEIACAGGHNLIMVGPPGSGKSMLAKRIPTILPKMTLEESIETTKIHSLMGMTDNKNSLVATRPFRSPHHTISDAGLIGGGGIPLPGEVSLAQNGVLFLDELLEFKKNVLEVMRQPLEDGKVTISRASISLTYPSCFMLVAAMNPCPCGFYTDPKGNCSCSPHQIKNYMSKISGPLLDRIDIHVEVPSLEHKDLLSEKEGECSEAIRERVDRARKIQQKRFKGEKIFCNSHMTSKHLKAYCPLNTESKKLLEKAIDTLGLSARAYTRILKVARTIADLNDEKDINIEHISEAVQYRSLDREQWFRY
- a CDS encoding bifunctional nuclease domain-containing protein, with translation MKRYAIIILVLLAFSILFVSPLIGKDFDNIVQVKVKGITIDSSTSKPIVILQDLEQRKILPIWIGSFEANAIALGIEHIVPPRPMTHDLIKNILEGIKAKVRKIIITDLKNNVFYSVVLLDINNVEVSVDSRPSDAIALALKVDAPIFVSKDIMARAKVFNGEPKKSLRNILLPYGLTFQELTPAIAQHFNLTNPKGVLISDVSSGSAAELAGIKRGDVIRKISREDVLTLNDINRIISKGNINDFILINIERERFFYTFKLKSKNKEIVK